Proteins encoded by one window of Heliangelus exortis chromosome 5, bHelExo1.hap1, whole genome shotgun sequence:
- the GREM1 gene encoding gremlin-1, which translates to MVRTLYALGAAFLLMGFLLPAAEGRKRNRGSQGAIPPPDKDQPNDSEQMQTQQQSGSRHRERGKGTSMPAEEVLESSQEALHITERKYLKRDWCKTQPLKQTIHEEGCNSRTIINRFCYGQCNSFYIPRHVRKEEGSFQSCSFCKPKKFTTMTVTLNCPELQPPRKKKRITRVKECRCISIDLD; encoded by the coding sequence ATGGTCCGCACACTGTATGCCCTCGGTGCTGCCTTCCTTCTGATGGGATTTCTGCtaccagcagcagaagggaggaagaggaaccGTGGATCTCAAGGTGCTATCCCTCCTCCTGACAAAGATCAGCCCAATGATTCAGAGCAAatgcagacacagcagcagtCGGGCTCAAGGCACCGGGAACGAGGAAAAGGCACCTCCATGCCTGCTGAAGAGGTGCTGGAGTCCAGTCAGGAGGCCCTGCACATCACCGAGCGCAAATATCTCAAGAGGGATTGGTGTAAAACTCAGCCTCTCAAACAAACTATCCATGAAGAAGGCTGCAACAGTCGCACCATTATCAACAGGTTCTGTTACGGCCAGTGCAATTCCTTCTACATTCCCAGGCACGTCCGTAAAGAGGAAGGCTCCTTCCAGTCTTGTTCCTTCTGCAAGCCCAAGAAATTCACTACCATGACAGTTACACTCAATTGTCCAGAGCTTCAACCtccaagaaagaagaaaaggatcaCCCGAGTTAAGGAATGCCGCTGTATATCTATTGACTTGGACTAA